A genomic window from Tolypothrix sp. PCC 7910 includes:
- a CDS encoding amino acid ABC transporter substrate-binding protein, with protein MRKSALILAIAPLIFALSACSGDSGNTANTASTPGSNSTSSVNRNRWDTVKNRGQLICGVSGEVPGFSFVGTDGKYSGIDVDVCRAVAAALFDNPDAVEFRNLNSKERFTALQTGEVDILSRNTTWTLSRTTSVGLEFAPVVFYDGQAIMIRKNSGIKSLADLKDKAICVQTGTTTEQNLADQMRKRNITYKPVVFEDVNITFATYAEGRCDGITADRSALVARRSILPKPEDNVILDEVISSEPLAPAVAKGDNKWADTVKWVVYALVKAEELGINSQNIAQFATSSDPDIKRFLGTEGNLGEGLGLTNDFAARIIKHVGNYSEIYDRNLGPKTKLNLPRGQNQLWSKGGLLYSPPFR; from the coding sequence ATGCGTAAATCAGCATTAATTTTAGCGATCGCACCCCTAATCTTTGCCCTCAGTGCTTGTAGTGGTGACTCAGGAAATACAGCCAACACAGCCTCTACTCCCGGTAGTAATTCAACATCTTCAGTCAATCGCAATCGCTGGGATACTGTCAAAAACCGTGGTCAGCTGATTTGCGGTGTGAGTGGCGAAGTTCCAGGGTTTAGTTTTGTTGGAACTGATGGTAAATACAGCGGAATTGATGTTGATGTTTGTCGCGCTGTAGCAGCGGCTCTATTTGATAACCCCGACGCAGTAGAATTTCGCAATCTAAATTCCAAAGAACGCTTTACAGCTTTACAAACTGGGGAAGTAGATATTCTCAGCCGCAATACTACATGGACATTGAGTCGCACAACTTCCGTTGGCTTAGAATTTGCACCTGTAGTTTTTTACGATGGTCAAGCAATTATGATTCGTAAAAATAGCGGTATTAAATCCTTAGCAGACCTCAAAGACAAAGCTATCTGTGTGCAAACGGGTACGACTACCGAACAGAACTTAGCCGATCAAATGCGGAAGCGAAACATCACTTACAAACCCGTTGTATTTGAGGATGTTAACATTACTTTTGCCACTTATGCAGAAGGTCGTTGTGACGGAATCACAGCCGATCGCTCAGCTTTAGTGGCGCGGCGTTCAATTCTACCCAAACCAGAAGATAACGTAATTCTTGATGAAGTAATTTCTTCGGAACCCCTTGCACCTGCTGTTGCCAAAGGAGATAACAAGTGGGCTGATACTGTTAAATGGGTAGTTTATGCTTTAGTCAAAGCTGAAGAGTTAGGCATTAATTCCCAGAATATTGCACAATTCGCTACGAGTAGCGATCCAGATATTAAGCGATTTTTAGGAACAGAAGGCAACTTGGGTGAAGGACTGGGTTTAACAAACGACTTCGCAGCCAGAATCATCAAGCACGTTGGTAACTATAGCGAAATTTACGATCGCAATCTCGGCCCCAAAACAAAACTCAATCTCCCACGCGGTCAAAATCAACTTTGGTCAAAAGGCGGATTGCTGTATTCGCCACCGTTCCGGTAA